Proteins encoded by one window of Sphaerodactylus townsendi isolate TG3544 linkage group LG04, MPM_Stown_v2.3, whole genome shotgun sequence:
- the CEP126 gene encoding centrosomal protein of 126 kDa isoform X3 — protein MELGGGGGSGTSGGPLSYYSSFARASSAGGRQAEAAEGKPCWRRSTSDGALTRGVGRRAWSAFVPSSNLRIFLERDLSKERHELLKDQRLFHSRARKHSLETNKRRRALEEKWKEEEEKEQKFREQILRQRKLKLQEATERFQRGHLPFSQRKREGGVQKKVEPKLDEAFEKIQITGLHLPVHRDNGRITGTASSATKYGPFQWKQNTAKTGGDKIMEENDKTNPDRDLRNLEEVQQFLQVQHFSNLQSFHQDVNEIAVSESVGSADSLEAGEQTESFATHSEASSLSAQLDSMLCNSQESQAKNRSFSDSDNMTLSKNQHVNNWLVSLNTPNIQRTSAFHDILVKYNVPPPEDKASDPDQKPILSSTSEQKESKRCTYADNLAFMQNKRDEKCSLLKNAFSGTVSTLGAVATNKKAWTTPDPSPVSLAQEKHSEVLQYNQISFAQTPNTTAATPEAFRTGQWSSTVTYNNNGFSADCWQNGKDAHTARCTEDLDFLTGAEMEKCFNHVNNEASLFEETCKSNLDQQNNSVLCGDFAANLPDHDQQQNNNDKRKGLKLPKSILKKESKYEPSSSFKALVVNRGIRFGNQPPTAIRDSVELAKIKGKDADIQRNCKKLRWFDEINKAQESNDDEKCSEQSIIEIPRAPSQSSGFPIKATISRTNLRSIPSYIFNSAFLEHGQDISQASTKFAASEGSERNNETLNPFESTGHHIAKQAWIAPKADEIKPLPCTVDPKNPKSNPRKGKPKLIKRPKSAKTPSTFTPKNRKGTFVRPQSASEATSVMKTQGKLMVPHPPYKSVPSKRTDQNGSSLSNEGQELNRDTTESSSSQNGTCCSHMGLWRPSEPPPAIVAYDPLMKTSPMATTAQSVAQPSNAIKKSAPCSENEVCVDPTPADEEIKDLWPGVQSVLIQKDGAAAAVLRRKQTNDNIENKRKALLEQRRQMGASPGVKSFYLGQNSVQAVKLGPCQSASEPVYATGGAGHSDEVSDSSSQFLLAEQLVNTAATEGDILTYLDTVPQYKPTVVLNRPLRPGMSALSLEEHRVLESLDRLNHRLQNVQDTVNKNPSSASFLQTASPLVAPPSYVDTMPSIQRCKSLLADARTLTQKRY, from the exons AGCACTTGAAGAAAagtggaaggaagaggaagaaaaagaacaaaaatttaGAGAACAAATTTTACGGCAACGAAAACTGAAACTTCAGGAAGCAACTGAGAGATTCCAGCGTGGTCATCTTCCATTTTCACAGcgaaagagagaaggaggag TTCAGAAAAAAGTAGAACCTAAACTGGATGAGGCTTTTGAGAAAATTCAAATAACTGGATTACACTTGCCAGTTCACAGAGACAATGGCAG AATTACCGGCACAGCTTCCTCAGCAACTAAATATGGCCCTTTCCAGtggaaacaaaacacagcaaaaactGGTGGTGATAAAATAATGGAGGAAAATGATAAGACTAATCCAGATAGAGACCTGCGAAATCTGGAGGAAGTGCAGCAATTTTTGCAGGTACAGCATTTCAGCAACCTTCAG AGTTTTCATCAAGACGTGAACGAAATCGCCGTCTCAGAAAGCGTTGGGAGTGCAGACAGTCTTGAAGCCGGTGAACAAACTGAAAGCTTTGCAACACACAGTGAAGCTTCTTCTCTATCTGCGCAGTTGGACTCTATGTTATGTAATTCCCAAGAATCACAAGCTAAAAACAGAAGTTTCTCTGATTCTGATAACATGACTCTTTCTAAAAATCAACATGTAAATAATTGGCTCGTAAGTTTAAATACCCCAAATATCCAAAGAACCTCTGCTTTTCATGACATTTTAGTGAAATATAATGTTCCACCTCCTGAGGACAAGGCTTCTGATCCTGATCAGAAACCCATTCTTTCAAGTACATCCGAACAGAAAGAGTCCAAAAGATGTACTTATGCTGATAATCTAGCCTTTATGCAAAATAAAAGAGATGAAAAGTGCTCTCTGTTGAAGAATGCATTTTCAGGAACAGTTAGCACACTGGGTGCTGTAGCTACTAATAAGAAAGCCTGGACTACCCCTGATCCATCTCCAGTTTCTTTAGCACAAGAGAAGCATTCAGAAGTTCTCCAGTATAACCAGATCTCATTTGCACAAACCCCAAATACAACTGCAGCGACGCCTGAAGCCTTTCGTACTGGACAGTGGAGTTCCACTGTCACTTATAATAATAATGGCTTCTCAGCCGATTGTTGGCAGAACGGGAAAGATGCCCATACGGCAAGGTGTACTGAAGACCTAGATTTTTTAACAGGTGCTGAAATGGAAAAATGCTTTAATCATGTTAACAATGAGGCCTCTTTGTTTGAAGAAACGTGTAAAAGCAACCTTGATCAACAAAATAACAGTGTACTATGTGGAGACTTTGCAGCCAATTTACCTGACCATGACCAGCAGCAGAACAACAACGATAAGAGGAAAGGATTGAAATTACCAAAAAGCATTTTGAAGAAGGAATCTAAATACGAACCTAGTAGTAGTTTCAAAGCACTGGTTGTAAACAGAGGGATCAGATTTGGGAATCAGCCTCCAACTGCTATCAGGGACAGTGTTGAACTGgctaaaataaaaggaaaagatgCAGATATTCAAAGGAACTGTAAGAAACTTAGATGGTTTGATGAAATTAACAAAGCACAAGAAAGTAATGATGATGAAAAATGTTCAGAACAAAGTATTATTGAAATACCTCGAGCACCATCCCAATCTTCTGGTTTTCCAATTAAAGCTACAATTTCTAGAACAAATCTGAGAAGTATTCCTTCTTACAtttttaattctgcttttctAGAACATGGGCAGGATATTTCTCAGGCATCAACCAAGTTtgctgcttctgagggttcaGAAAGAAACAATGAGACACTGAACCCTTTTGAATCTACAGGGCATCATATTGCTAAACAGGCATGGATAGCTCCAAAAGCTGACGAAATTAAACCTCTTCCATGTACTGTTGACCCTAAAAATCCAAAAAGCAACCCACGCAAAGGAAAACCAAAATTGATCAAAAGGCCAAAATCTGCCAAAACCCCATCAACTTTCACCCCCAAAAACCGAAAGGGCACTTTTGTGCGACCGCAGTCTGCCAGCGAGGCCACCAGTGTTATGAAAACTCAGGGCAAACTCATGGTGCCTCACCCGCCTTACAAATCTGTACCAAGCAAAAGGACTGATCAAAATGGTAGCTCCCTTTCAAATGAAGGTCAGGAGTTGAATAGAGACACTACAGAAAGCTCTTCCTCTCAGAATGGCACTTGCTGTTCTCACATGGGCCTCTGGAGACCATCTGAACCCCCTCCTGCTATAGTCGCATATGATCCTTTGATGAAGACTAGTCCCATGGCAACTACTGCTCAGTCAGTTGCACAGCCCAGTAATGCTATTAAAAAAAGCGCCCCATGCTCAGAAAATGAAGTATGTGTAGATCCCACACCAGCTGATGAAGAAATCAAGGATTTGTGGCCAGGAGTGCAGAGTGTATTGATCCAAAAGGATGGGGCTGCTG CTGCTGTTCTGAGACGAAAACAAACTAATGATAATATTGAAAACAAACGCAAGGCTCTTTTAGAACAGAGAAGACAAATGGGAGCCTCCCCAGGAGTGAAGTCCTTTTACCTTGGTCAG AATTCAGTGCAAGCTGTGAAGTTAGGACCTTGTCAGTCTGCTTCTGAGCCAGTATATGCCACTGGTGGCGCTGGTCATTCTGATGAAG TTTCAGACAGCAGCTCCCAGTTTCTGCTAGCAGAACAGCTAGTGAACACTGCTGCTACAGAAGGCGATATTCTGACTTATTTGGACACAGTTCCACAGTACAAACCAACAGTGGTGCTGAACAGACCCCTGCGGCCGGGCATGAGCGCACTGTCGCTTGAAGAGCACAGAGTTCTGGAGTCTCTCGACCGCCTTAATCACAGGTTGCAAA ATGTTCAAGATACTGTTAACAAAAATCCATCCTCTGCAAGCTTTTTACAAACCGCTTCCCCTTTG GTTGCACCGCCCTCTTATGTGGACACCATGCCATCCATTCAAAGGTGTAAAAGCCTATTAGCTGATGCCCGAACTCTTACACAGAAAAGATATTAA
- the CEP126 gene encoding centrosomal protein of 126 kDa isoform X1 has product MELGGGGGSGTSGGPLSYYSSFARASSAGGRQAEAAEGKPCWRRSTSDGALTRGVGRRAWSAFVPSSNLRIFLERDLSKERHELLKDQRLFHSRARKHSLETNKRRRALEEKWKEEEEKEQKFREQILRQRKLKLQEATERFQRGHLPFSQRKREGGVQKKVEPKLDEAFEKIQITGLHLPVHRDNGRITGTASSATKYGPFQWKQNTAKTGGDKIMEENDKTNPDRDLRNLEEVQQFLQVQHFSNLQSFHQDVNEIAVSESVGSADSLEAGEQTESFATHSEASSLSAQLDSMLCNSQESQAKNRSFSDSDNMTLSKNQHVNNWLVSLNTPNIQRTSAFHDILVKYNVPPPEDKASDPDQKPILSSTSEQKESKRCTYADNLAFMQNKRDEKCSLLKNAFSGTVSTLGAVATNKKAWTTPDPSPVSLAQEKHSEVLQYNQISFAQTPNTTAATPEAFRTGQWSSTVTYNNNGFSADCWQNGKDAHTARCTEDLDFLTGAEMEKCFNHVNNEASLFEETCKSNLDQQNNSVLCGDFAANLPDHDQQQNNNDKRKGLKLPKSILKKESKYEPSSSFKALVVNRGIRFGNQPPTAIRDSVELAKIKGKDADIQRNCKKLRWFDEINKAQESNDDEKCSEQSIIEIPRAPSQSSGFPIKATISRTNLRSIPSYIFNSAFLEHGQDISQASTKFAASEGSERNNETLNPFESTGHHIAKQAWIAPKADEIKPLPCTVDPKNPKSNPRKGKPKLIKRPKSAKTPSTFTPKNRKGTFVRPQSASEATSVMKTQGKLMVPHPPYKSVPSKRTDQNGSSLSNEGQELNRDTTESSSSQNGTCCSHMGLWRPSEPPPAIVAYDPLMKTSPMATTAQSVAQPSNAIKKSAPCSENEVCVDPTPADEEIKDLWPGVQSVLIQKDGAAGDSKHCLTHHNNPSNEDLQPTRTSVPHITIDGGNLINSVKPGPRGNGSFSSQPSTAVLRRKQTNDNIENKRKALLEQRRQMGASPGVKSFYLGQNSVQAVKLGPCQSASEPVYATGGAGHSDEVSDSSSQFLLAEQLVNTAATEGDILTYLDTVPQYKPTVVLNRPLRPGMSALSLEEHRVLESLDRLNHRLQNVQDTVNKNPSSASFLQTASPLVAPPSYVDTMPSIQRCKSLLADARTLTQKRY; this is encoded by the exons AGCACTTGAAGAAAagtggaaggaagaggaagaaaaagaacaaaaatttaGAGAACAAATTTTACGGCAACGAAAACTGAAACTTCAGGAAGCAACTGAGAGATTCCAGCGTGGTCATCTTCCATTTTCACAGcgaaagagagaaggaggag TTCAGAAAAAAGTAGAACCTAAACTGGATGAGGCTTTTGAGAAAATTCAAATAACTGGATTACACTTGCCAGTTCACAGAGACAATGGCAG AATTACCGGCACAGCTTCCTCAGCAACTAAATATGGCCCTTTCCAGtggaaacaaaacacagcaaaaactGGTGGTGATAAAATAATGGAGGAAAATGATAAGACTAATCCAGATAGAGACCTGCGAAATCTGGAGGAAGTGCAGCAATTTTTGCAGGTACAGCATTTCAGCAACCTTCAG AGTTTTCATCAAGACGTGAACGAAATCGCCGTCTCAGAAAGCGTTGGGAGTGCAGACAGTCTTGAAGCCGGTGAACAAACTGAAAGCTTTGCAACACACAGTGAAGCTTCTTCTCTATCTGCGCAGTTGGACTCTATGTTATGTAATTCCCAAGAATCACAAGCTAAAAACAGAAGTTTCTCTGATTCTGATAACATGACTCTTTCTAAAAATCAACATGTAAATAATTGGCTCGTAAGTTTAAATACCCCAAATATCCAAAGAACCTCTGCTTTTCATGACATTTTAGTGAAATATAATGTTCCACCTCCTGAGGACAAGGCTTCTGATCCTGATCAGAAACCCATTCTTTCAAGTACATCCGAACAGAAAGAGTCCAAAAGATGTACTTATGCTGATAATCTAGCCTTTATGCAAAATAAAAGAGATGAAAAGTGCTCTCTGTTGAAGAATGCATTTTCAGGAACAGTTAGCACACTGGGTGCTGTAGCTACTAATAAGAAAGCCTGGACTACCCCTGATCCATCTCCAGTTTCTTTAGCACAAGAGAAGCATTCAGAAGTTCTCCAGTATAACCAGATCTCATTTGCACAAACCCCAAATACAACTGCAGCGACGCCTGAAGCCTTTCGTACTGGACAGTGGAGTTCCACTGTCACTTATAATAATAATGGCTTCTCAGCCGATTGTTGGCAGAACGGGAAAGATGCCCATACGGCAAGGTGTACTGAAGACCTAGATTTTTTAACAGGTGCTGAAATGGAAAAATGCTTTAATCATGTTAACAATGAGGCCTCTTTGTTTGAAGAAACGTGTAAAAGCAACCTTGATCAACAAAATAACAGTGTACTATGTGGAGACTTTGCAGCCAATTTACCTGACCATGACCAGCAGCAGAACAACAACGATAAGAGGAAAGGATTGAAATTACCAAAAAGCATTTTGAAGAAGGAATCTAAATACGAACCTAGTAGTAGTTTCAAAGCACTGGTTGTAAACAGAGGGATCAGATTTGGGAATCAGCCTCCAACTGCTATCAGGGACAGTGTTGAACTGgctaaaataaaaggaaaagatgCAGATATTCAAAGGAACTGTAAGAAACTTAGATGGTTTGATGAAATTAACAAAGCACAAGAAAGTAATGATGATGAAAAATGTTCAGAACAAAGTATTATTGAAATACCTCGAGCACCATCCCAATCTTCTGGTTTTCCAATTAAAGCTACAATTTCTAGAACAAATCTGAGAAGTATTCCTTCTTACAtttttaattctgcttttctAGAACATGGGCAGGATATTTCTCAGGCATCAACCAAGTTtgctgcttctgagggttcaGAAAGAAACAATGAGACACTGAACCCTTTTGAATCTACAGGGCATCATATTGCTAAACAGGCATGGATAGCTCCAAAAGCTGACGAAATTAAACCTCTTCCATGTACTGTTGACCCTAAAAATCCAAAAAGCAACCCACGCAAAGGAAAACCAAAATTGATCAAAAGGCCAAAATCTGCCAAAACCCCATCAACTTTCACCCCCAAAAACCGAAAGGGCACTTTTGTGCGACCGCAGTCTGCCAGCGAGGCCACCAGTGTTATGAAAACTCAGGGCAAACTCATGGTGCCTCACCCGCCTTACAAATCTGTACCAAGCAAAAGGACTGATCAAAATGGTAGCTCCCTTTCAAATGAAGGTCAGGAGTTGAATAGAGACACTACAGAAAGCTCTTCCTCTCAGAATGGCACTTGCTGTTCTCACATGGGCCTCTGGAGACCATCTGAACCCCCTCCTGCTATAGTCGCATATGATCCTTTGATGAAGACTAGTCCCATGGCAACTACTGCTCAGTCAGTTGCACAGCCCAGTAATGCTATTAAAAAAAGCGCCCCATGCTCAGAAAATGAAGTATGTGTAGATCCCACACCAGCTGATGAAGAAATCAAGGATTTGTGGCCAGGAGTGCAGAGTGTATTGATCCAAAAGGATGGGGCTGCTG GGGATTCCAAGCATTGCCTTACACATCACAATAATCCAAGCAATGAGGACTTGCAGCCCACTAGAACTAGTGTGCCCCACATCACTATCGATGGTGGCAATCTGATAAACAGTGTGAAACCAGGTCCTAGGGGGAATGGATCTTTTTCTTCTCAGCCAAGCA CTGCTGTTCTGAGACGAAAACAAACTAATGATAATATTGAAAACAAACGCAAGGCTCTTTTAGAACAGAGAAGACAAATGGGAGCCTCCCCAGGAGTGAAGTCCTTTTACCTTGGTCAG AATTCAGTGCAAGCTGTGAAGTTAGGACCTTGTCAGTCTGCTTCTGAGCCAGTATATGCCACTGGTGGCGCTGGTCATTCTGATGAAG TTTCAGACAGCAGCTCCCAGTTTCTGCTAGCAGAACAGCTAGTGAACACTGCTGCTACAGAAGGCGATATTCTGACTTATTTGGACACAGTTCCACAGTACAAACCAACAGTGGTGCTGAACAGACCCCTGCGGCCGGGCATGAGCGCACTGTCGCTTGAAGAGCACAGAGTTCTGGAGTCTCTCGACCGCCTTAATCACAGGTTGCAAA ATGTTCAAGATACTGTTAACAAAAATCCATCCTCTGCAAGCTTTTTACAAACCGCTTCCCCTTTG GTTGCACCGCCCTCTTATGTGGACACCATGCCATCCATTCAAAGGTGTAAAAGCCTATTAGCTGATGCCCGAACTCTTACACAGAAAAGATATTAA
- the CEP126 gene encoding centrosomal protein of 126 kDa isoform X2 translates to MELGGGGGSGTSGGPLSYYSSFARASSAGGRQAEAAEGKPCWRRSTSDGALTRGVGRRAWSAFVPSSNLRIFLERDLSKERHELLKDQRLFHSRARKHSLETNKRRRALEEKWKEEEEKEQKFREQILRQRKLKLQEATERFQRGHLPFSQRKREGGVQKKVEPKLDEAFEKIQITGLHLPVHRDNGRITGTASSATKYGPFQWKQNTAKTGGDKIMEENDKTNPDRDLRNLEEVQQFLQSFHQDVNEIAVSESVGSADSLEAGEQTESFATHSEASSLSAQLDSMLCNSQESQAKNRSFSDSDNMTLSKNQHVNNWLVSLNTPNIQRTSAFHDILVKYNVPPPEDKASDPDQKPILSSTSEQKESKRCTYADNLAFMQNKRDEKCSLLKNAFSGTVSTLGAVATNKKAWTTPDPSPVSLAQEKHSEVLQYNQISFAQTPNTTAATPEAFRTGQWSSTVTYNNNGFSADCWQNGKDAHTARCTEDLDFLTGAEMEKCFNHVNNEASLFEETCKSNLDQQNNSVLCGDFAANLPDHDQQQNNNDKRKGLKLPKSILKKESKYEPSSSFKALVVNRGIRFGNQPPTAIRDSVELAKIKGKDADIQRNCKKLRWFDEINKAQESNDDEKCSEQSIIEIPRAPSQSSGFPIKATISRTNLRSIPSYIFNSAFLEHGQDISQASTKFAASEGSERNNETLNPFESTGHHIAKQAWIAPKADEIKPLPCTVDPKNPKSNPRKGKPKLIKRPKSAKTPSTFTPKNRKGTFVRPQSASEATSVMKTQGKLMVPHPPYKSVPSKRTDQNGSSLSNEGQELNRDTTESSSSQNGTCCSHMGLWRPSEPPPAIVAYDPLMKTSPMATTAQSVAQPSNAIKKSAPCSENEVCVDPTPADEEIKDLWPGVQSVLIQKDGAAGDSKHCLTHHNNPSNEDLQPTRTSVPHITIDGGNLINSVKPGPRGNGSFSSQPSTAVLRRKQTNDNIENKRKALLEQRRQMGASPGVKSFYLGQNSVQAVKLGPCQSASEPVYATGGAGHSDEVSDSSSQFLLAEQLVNTAATEGDILTYLDTVPQYKPTVVLNRPLRPGMSALSLEEHRVLESLDRLNHRLQNVQDTVNKNPSSASFLQTASPLVAPPSYVDTMPSIQRCKSLLADARTLTQKRY, encoded by the exons AGCACTTGAAGAAAagtggaaggaagaggaagaaaaagaacaaaaatttaGAGAACAAATTTTACGGCAACGAAAACTGAAACTTCAGGAAGCAACTGAGAGATTCCAGCGTGGTCATCTTCCATTTTCACAGcgaaagagagaaggaggag TTCAGAAAAAAGTAGAACCTAAACTGGATGAGGCTTTTGAGAAAATTCAAATAACTGGATTACACTTGCCAGTTCACAGAGACAATGGCAG AATTACCGGCACAGCTTCCTCAGCAACTAAATATGGCCCTTTCCAGtggaaacaaaacacagcaaaaactGGTGGTGATAAAATAATGGAGGAAAATGATAAGACTAATCCAGATAGAGACCTGCGAAATCTGGAGGAAGTGCAGCAATTTTTGCAG AGTTTTCATCAAGACGTGAACGAAATCGCCGTCTCAGAAAGCGTTGGGAGTGCAGACAGTCTTGAAGCCGGTGAACAAACTGAAAGCTTTGCAACACACAGTGAAGCTTCTTCTCTATCTGCGCAGTTGGACTCTATGTTATGTAATTCCCAAGAATCACAAGCTAAAAACAGAAGTTTCTCTGATTCTGATAACATGACTCTTTCTAAAAATCAACATGTAAATAATTGGCTCGTAAGTTTAAATACCCCAAATATCCAAAGAACCTCTGCTTTTCATGACATTTTAGTGAAATATAATGTTCCACCTCCTGAGGACAAGGCTTCTGATCCTGATCAGAAACCCATTCTTTCAAGTACATCCGAACAGAAAGAGTCCAAAAGATGTACTTATGCTGATAATCTAGCCTTTATGCAAAATAAAAGAGATGAAAAGTGCTCTCTGTTGAAGAATGCATTTTCAGGAACAGTTAGCACACTGGGTGCTGTAGCTACTAATAAGAAAGCCTGGACTACCCCTGATCCATCTCCAGTTTCTTTAGCACAAGAGAAGCATTCAGAAGTTCTCCAGTATAACCAGATCTCATTTGCACAAACCCCAAATACAACTGCAGCGACGCCTGAAGCCTTTCGTACTGGACAGTGGAGTTCCACTGTCACTTATAATAATAATGGCTTCTCAGCCGATTGTTGGCAGAACGGGAAAGATGCCCATACGGCAAGGTGTACTGAAGACCTAGATTTTTTAACAGGTGCTGAAATGGAAAAATGCTTTAATCATGTTAACAATGAGGCCTCTTTGTTTGAAGAAACGTGTAAAAGCAACCTTGATCAACAAAATAACAGTGTACTATGTGGAGACTTTGCAGCCAATTTACCTGACCATGACCAGCAGCAGAACAACAACGATAAGAGGAAAGGATTGAAATTACCAAAAAGCATTTTGAAGAAGGAATCTAAATACGAACCTAGTAGTAGTTTCAAAGCACTGGTTGTAAACAGAGGGATCAGATTTGGGAATCAGCCTCCAACTGCTATCAGGGACAGTGTTGAACTGgctaaaataaaaggaaaagatgCAGATATTCAAAGGAACTGTAAGAAACTTAGATGGTTTGATGAAATTAACAAAGCACAAGAAAGTAATGATGATGAAAAATGTTCAGAACAAAGTATTATTGAAATACCTCGAGCACCATCCCAATCTTCTGGTTTTCCAATTAAAGCTACAATTTCTAGAACAAATCTGAGAAGTATTCCTTCTTACAtttttaattctgcttttctAGAACATGGGCAGGATATTTCTCAGGCATCAACCAAGTTtgctgcttctgagggttcaGAAAGAAACAATGAGACACTGAACCCTTTTGAATCTACAGGGCATCATATTGCTAAACAGGCATGGATAGCTCCAAAAGCTGACGAAATTAAACCTCTTCCATGTACTGTTGACCCTAAAAATCCAAAAAGCAACCCACGCAAAGGAAAACCAAAATTGATCAAAAGGCCAAAATCTGCCAAAACCCCATCAACTTTCACCCCCAAAAACCGAAAGGGCACTTTTGTGCGACCGCAGTCTGCCAGCGAGGCCACCAGTGTTATGAAAACTCAGGGCAAACTCATGGTGCCTCACCCGCCTTACAAATCTGTACCAAGCAAAAGGACTGATCAAAATGGTAGCTCCCTTTCAAATGAAGGTCAGGAGTTGAATAGAGACACTACAGAAAGCTCTTCCTCTCAGAATGGCACTTGCTGTTCTCACATGGGCCTCTGGAGACCATCTGAACCCCCTCCTGCTATAGTCGCATATGATCCTTTGATGAAGACTAGTCCCATGGCAACTACTGCTCAGTCAGTTGCACAGCCCAGTAATGCTATTAAAAAAAGCGCCCCATGCTCAGAAAATGAAGTATGTGTAGATCCCACACCAGCTGATGAAGAAATCAAGGATTTGTGGCCAGGAGTGCAGAGTGTATTGATCCAAAAGGATGGGGCTGCTG GGGATTCCAAGCATTGCCTTACACATCACAATAATCCAAGCAATGAGGACTTGCAGCCCACTAGAACTAGTGTGCCCCACATCACTATCGATGGTGGCAATCTGATAAACAGTGTGAAACCAGGTCCTAGGGGGAATGGATCTTTTTCTTCTCAGCCAAGCA CTGCTGTTCTGAGACGAAAACAAACTAATGATAATATTGAAAACAAACGCAAGGCTCTTTTAGAACAGAGAAGACAAATGGGAGCCTCCCCAGGAGTGAAGTCCTTTTACCTTGGTCAG AATTCAGTGCAAGCTGTGAAGTTAGGACCTTGTCAGTCTGCTTCTGAGCCAGTATATGCCACTGGTGGCGCTGGTCATTCTGATGAAG TTTCAGACAGCAGCTCCCAGTTTCTGCTAGCAGAACAGCTAGTGAACACTGCTGCTACAGAAGGCGATATTCTGACTTATTTGGACACAGTTCCACAGTACAAACCAACAGTGGTGCTGAACAGACCCCTGCGGCCGGGCATGAGCGCACTGTCGCTTGAAGAGCACAGAGTTCTGGAGTCTCTCGACCGCCTTAATCACAGGTTGCAAA ATGTTCAAGATACTGTTAACAAAAATCCATCCTCTGCAAGCTTTTTACAAACCGCTTCCCCTTTG GTTGCACCGCCCTCTTATGTGGACACCATGCCATCCATTCAAAGGTGTAAAAGCCTATTAGCTGATGCCCGAACTCTTACACAGAAAAGATATTAA